In Aquimarina spinulae, a single window of DNA contains:
- a CDS encoding outer membrane beta-barrel protein: MKKQLLFLLTIIVNINCYSQISFQKGYYIDNSGQKIDCQIKNIDWKNNPTEFEYRLSEDTEHKKITIKSVKEFGVYDILKYRRHVVMIERSSNAMNKLSTSGNFTFKEEELFLKVVIEGKASLYSFEDKNLSKFFYSVDNSEVKQLIFKKYLTPENKININNRYRQQLWSDLKCKGISMNTFKNVDYYKNELKVLFEKYNKCNNSESINFENKQKRDLFNLTVRLGLNSSSLSIRNDALFSSYNMDFDNKLGFRLGVEAEFILPFNKNKWAVLVEPKYQYYKSENERILNPNTVIERTEQIKVDYKSLEIPVGIRHYMFLSENSKLFINSSFAFVLNLNSNITFEHSEDLDIQAGSNLTFGLGYKYNDKYSLECRYGLSHDILNDYADWSSDYKTLSIIFGYSIF, from the coding sequence ATGAAAAAACAACTATTATTTCTTTTAACCATTATTGTTAATATCAATTGCTATTCACAAATTTCTTTTCAAAAAGGATATTATATCGATAATTCTGGCCAAAAAATTGATTGCCAAATTAAAAATATTGATTGGAAAAATAACCCAACCGAATTCGAATATAGATTATCAGAAGATACAGAACACAAGAAAATCACTATCAAATCTGTTAAAGAGTTTGGGGTTTATGATATATTAAAATATCGTAGACATGTAGTTATGATTGAGAGATCAAGCAATGCAATGAACAAGTTGAGTACTAGTGGAAATTTTACATTTAAGGAGGAAGAACTTTTTTTAAAGGTAGTAATAGAAGGAAAAGCTAGTTTGTACTCATTTGAAGATAAAAACTTGTCAAAGTTTTTTTATAGCGTAGATAATTCTGAAGTTAAGCAATTAATATTTAAAAAATACTTGACCCCAGAAAACAAAATAAATATAAACAATAGATACAGACAGCAGTTATGGAGTGATTTAAAATGCAAAGGCATTTCAATGAACACTTTTAAAAATGTGGATTATTATAAAAATGAACTAAAAGTTCTTTTTGAGAAATACAATAAATGTAACAATTCAGAATCTATCAATTTTGAAAACAAACAGAAAAGAGATTTGTTTAATTTAACCGTTAGACTTGGTTTAAATAGTTCTTCTCTATCCATACGCAATGATGCTTTGTTTTCATCATATAATATGGATTTTGACAATAAATTGGGATTTAGGCTTGGAGTTGAAGCTGAATTCATTTTACCATTTAACAAAAACAAATGGGCCGTACTGGTTGAACCAAAATATCAATATTATAAATCAGAAAACGAAAGAATTTTAAACCCGAATACTGTTATTGAGCGAACAGAACAGATTAAGGTGGATTACAAGTCTCTAGAAATACCTGTTGGAATTAGACATTATATGTTTTTAAGCGAAAACTCAAAATTATTTATCAATAGCTCTTTTGCATTTGTTTTGAATCTAAACTCAAATATTACTTTTGAACACAGCGAAGATTTAGATATTCAGGCAGGAAGCAATTTAACTTTTGGTTTAGGGTACAAATATAATGATAAATATAGTTTGGAATGTAGATATGGATTAAGTCATGATATCTTAAATGATTATGCAGATTGGAGCTCTGATTATAAAACACTGTCTATAATCTTTGGGTATTCTATATTTTAA
- a CDS encoding LytR/AlgR family response regulator transcription factor, translating into MHILILEDEIPAYEKLELYLTEYFESDLTLDWSRSVNEATALLSKHQYDLILSDIQLLDGNAFDLFDQMPISSPIIFCTAYDTFLLDAFKTNGIAYILKPYSKEELSEALRKYETLIALPKNTPSVDKNVFKELKELMTPEKRQFLKRFVIKKGNGIKLIDTNTISLIEAYGDFCKITDTKGNIHRATQKIGTLTDQLDSKVFFRINRSQMVNINHIKAMDSHSKNRLLIILDGVEQSVITSSSTTSAFRKWVQF; encoded by the coding sequence ATGCATATTCTGATTTTAGAAGATGAAATTCCGGCTTATGAAAAACTTGAACTATATCTTACTGAGTATTTTGAGTCAGATCTTACTTTGGATTGGTCCAGATCAGTAAATGAGGCCACAGCTTTGTTATCTAAACACCAGTATGATTTAATCCTTTCAGATATTCAATTATTAGACGGTAATGCATTTGATCTCTTTGATCAAATGCCAATATCTTCTCCTATTATCTTTTGTACTGCTTATGATACGTTTCTATTAGATGCTTTTAAAACTAATGGCATTGCATATATTCTAAAACCCTATTCGAAAGAAGAGCTTTCTGAAGCACTTCGCAAATATGAAACACTTATTGCATTACCAAAAAATACGCCTTCGGTAGACAAAAATGTTTTTAAAGAACTTAAAGAATTAATGACTCCCGAAAAAAGACAGTTCCTAAAACGTTTTGTGATTAAAAAAGGAAATGGGATCAAGTTAATCGATACCAATACAATATCCCTAATTGAAGCGTATGGAGATTTTTGTAAGATTACAGATACAAAAGGCAATATACATAGAGCAACGCAAAAAATAGGTACTCTAACCGATCAGCTAGACTCAAAAGTTTTCTTCAGAATTAACAGAAGTCAAATGGTGAATATCAATCACATCAAAGCAATGGACAGTCATAGTAAAAACAGATTGTTAATTATTCTTGATGGAGTTGAGCAAAGTGTAATCACTAGTTCGAGTACTACTTCTGCATTCAGAAAATGGGTGCAATTTTAA
- a CDS encoding LysE family translocator, which produces MIPIHEFLVFALASLIMVLSPGPNMIYLISRSLSQGRQAGIISLFGVICGFLFHILMVSFGLTAIFFAVPYAFVIVKFLGVGYLLYLAYNTIRSGGTKIFDADRSLTKDKPFKLFNIGLLTNVLNPKMALFYLSFFPQFIKPEYGSILGQSFQLGMMQIIISFSINFLIVISAAKMAGWFAKNPVWVRVQKWFMASVLTGLAVKIAFAKAK; this is translated from the coding sequence ATGATTCCTATCCACGAATTTCTTGTATTTGCTCTCGCCTCACTAATAATGGTACTATCTCCCGGACCTAATATGATCTATCTTATTTCTAGATCCTTATCCCAGGGGAGACAGGCGGGAATCATTTCGCTTTTTGGAGTTATCTGCGGATTTTTGTTTCACATTCTTATGGTATCCTTTGGGTTAACTGCCATCTTTTTTGCAGTACCCTATGCTTTTGTGATTGTTAAATTCCTCGGAGTTGGTTATTTATTATACTTAGCCTATAATACGATTAGATCTGGTGGCACTAAAATCTTTGATGCCGATCGTTCTTTAACAAAAGACAAGCCTTTTAAATTATTTAATATTGGGCTTCTTACCAATGTACTCAATCCTAAAATGGCATTGTTTTATTTATCCTTTTTCCCTCAATTCATCAAACCAGAATACGGATCAATTTTGGGACAAAGTTTTCAATTAGGGATGATGCAGATTATTATTAGTTTTTCAATCAATTTTCTTATTGTTATTTCGGCAGCAAAAATGGCGGGTTGGTTTGCAAAAAATCCAGTATGGGTAAGGGTTCAAAAATGGTTTATGGCTTCTGTACTAACAGGATTAGCTGTAAAAATTGCTTTCGCAAAAGCGAAATAA
- a CDS encoding fructosamine kinase family protein yields the protein MRSLKLTSHFEELLSENIIAIQPLSGGDINDVCLIHTNQQKFVAKVNSASEFPGMFEAEVKGLEKLKDSNTFTIPDIIHFGESDDVAFLILEYIDSGKQADTFWEIFGEQLAGLHQQNDSYFGFENDNYIGSLPQYNTVCDSTYQFYVTQRLQPQFELARQNGFLFSDVDTFYNMLKDEIPDEKPSLIHGDLWSGNFMIDMQGYPCLIDPAVAYAPREMDIGMMHLFGGFNSSVFDIYNEVFPLVENWKDRLSIWQLYYLLVHLNLFGSSYYNKVKSIVKRYS from the coding sequence ATGCGCTCTTTAAAGCTTACATCTCATTTTGAAGAATTACTTTCAGAAAATATAATAGCGATACAGCCATTATCAGGAGGAGATATTAATGACGTCTGTCTTATACACACAAATCAACAAAAATTTGTTGCCAAAGTTAATAGTGCTTCAGAATTTCCTGGGATGTTTGAGGCAGAAGTCAAAGGTCTTGAAAAACTTAAAGATTCAAACACATTTACCATACCAGATATTATTCATTTTGGTGAATCTGATGATGTTGCTTTTTTGATATTAGAATATATTGATTCTGGAAAACAAGCAGATACTTTTTGGGAAATATTTGGAGAACAACTAGCGGGCCTACACCAACAAAATGATTCTTATTTTGGTTTCGAAAATGACAATTATATCGGGAGTTTACCACAGTATAATACTGTATGTGATTCTACATACCAATTCTATGTGACCCAGCGACTACAACCACAATTTGAATTGGCGCGACAAAATGGTTTCTTATTCTCAGATGTAGATACATTTTATAATATGCTTAAAGATGAAATACCAGACGAAAAACCAAGCCTGATTCATGGTGATTTATGGAGTGGTAATTTTATGATTGACATGCAAGGATATCCTTGTCTTATCGATCCGGCAGTTGCATACGCACCCAGAGAAATGGATATAGGTATGATGCATCTTTTTGGAGGTTTTAATTCTAGCGTATTTGATATCTACAATGAAGTTTTTCCGCTTGTAGAGAATTGGAAAGATCGATTATCGATTTGGCAATTATATTACCTTTTGGTTCACCTTAATCTATTTGGGAGTTCATATTACAATAAGGTAAAAAGTATTGTAAAGCGGTATTCGTAA
- the fabD gene encoding ACP S-malonyltransferase produces the protein MNAYVFPGQGAQFSGMGLDLYENSDIAKELFDKANDILGFEITKIMFEGTADELKQTKVTQPAIFLHSVILSKVLGDSFKPDMVAGHSLGEFSALVANGTLNFEDALRLVSKRAMAMQKACELKPSTMAAVLGLEDEVVEQGCEEIDGIVVAANYNCPGQLVISGEVEAIEKACELMKEKGARRALVLPVGGAFHSPLMEPAREELAAAIEATTFNTPNCPVYQNVTTEAVTDPEEIKKNLIAQLTAPVKWTQSVQNMIKDGATSFTEVGPGKVLSGLVKKVDRSMETISASI, from the coding sequence ATGAACGCATATGTATTTCCTGGTCAAGGAGCTCAATTTTCAGGAATGGGTCTTGATCTATATGAAAACTCAGACATCGCTAAAGAACTTTTTGATAAAGCAAATGATATCTTAGGGTTTGAGATTACCAAAATTATGTTTGAAGGTACGGCAGATGAGTTAAAACAAACTAAAGTAACACAACCTGCTATCTTTTTACATTCTGTTATCTTAAGCAAAGTATTAGGAGATAGTTTTAAACCAGATATGGTTGCAGGACATTCTTTAGGTGAATTTTCTGCTTTAGTTGCTAACGGAACTCTTAATTTTGAAGATGCATTGCGATTGGTATCTAAACGAGCGATGGCTATGCAAAAAGCGTGTGAGTTGAAACCATCTACAATGGCAGCTGTTTTAGGATTAGAAGATGAGGTAGTAGAGCAGGGGTGCGAAGAAATAGATGGGATTGTAGTAGCAGCAAATTATAATTGCCCTGGGCAATTAGTAATCTCTGGCGAAGTAGAAGCTATCGAAAAAGCATGTGAATTGATGAAAGAAAAAGGAGCCCGAAGAGCATTGGTATTACCAGTAGGAGGAGCATTTCATTCGCCATTAATGGAACCTGCCAGAGAAGAATTGGCAGCAGCGATTGAAGCGACTACTTTTAATACCCCCAATTGCCCTGTGTATCAAAATGTGACGACAGAAGCGGTTACAGATCCAGAAGAAATTAAAAAGAACTTGATCGCACAGCTTACGGCACCTGTAAAATGGACGCAAAGTGTGCAAAATATGATCAAAGATGGCGCAACATCATTTACAGAAGTTGGGCCAGGAAAAGTATTATCAGGATTGGTGAAAAAAGTAGATCGATCTATGGAAACTATTTCTGCTTCGATTTAA
- a CDS encoding sensor histidine kinase, with amino-acid sequence MTYLKLNTSDYKLLVFYFVLATLWDMARYYILDMALLQYLVNMPLFWVKTSILLFLFKYLITELLVKNKKYLLFFMLALASVILVGFGSLLLEFWSSGNPLTFSNMHPLLLFKSYYNSAVDIAIPLGLLLGKKYYENFIKVNQIEKEQRETELKLLRSQFDPHFLFNSLNTMDALIDSSPQKAKVYTARLAALYRYLIQTKDQEVVSLKEEIKLAENYFFLIKTRFGHSYEFKIPETNLPKDKYLPTGALQTVIENVVKHNKPTNDQIITTQITITEDNILVKNNTSNTIETNLSSGSGLQNIKKRYVLLSDREVAIEENKAYFTVSLPLLTLKD; translated from the coding sequence ATGACATATTTAAAGCTTAATACATCAGATTATAAACTTCTGGTTTTTTATTTTGTTCTGGCTACCCTCTGGGATATGGCTCGATACTATATTTTGGACATGGCATTATTACAATATCTGGTAAACATGCCTCTGTTTTGGGTAAAAACTAGTATTCTACTATTTCTTTTTAAGTATCTTATCACAGAATTACTGGTTAAAAACAAAAAATATCTTCTGTTTTTTATGCTGGCACTTGCAAGTGTTATTTTAGTTGGATTTGGGTCTCTTCTTCTTGAGTTTTGGTCCTCAGGTAATCCACTTACTTTTTCTAATATGCATCCTCTTTTATTATTTAAAAGTTACTATAATTCTGCGGTAGATATTGCCATACCATTAGGACTATTATTAGGCAAAAAGTACTATGAAAACTTTATAAAAGTTAATCAGATTGAAAAAGAACAACGAGAAACAGAGCTTAAATTATTACGATCACAGTTTGATCCTCATTTTTTGTTTAATAGCCTAAATACTATGGATGCGCTTATTGATTCTTCTCCTCAAAAAGCAAAAGTGTATACTGCCCGATTAGCTGCATTATATCGCTACCTAATCCAAACCAAGGATCAGGAGGTTGTCTCTTTGAAAGAGGAAATAAAATTAGCCGAAAACTACTTCTTTCTTATCAAAACACGATTTGGACATTCTTATGAATTTAAAATACCAGAAACCAACTTACCAAAAGACAAGTATTTACCTACTGGTGCATTACAGACCGTTATTGAAAATGTTGTGAAACACAATAAACCGACGAATGATCAAATCATTACTACACAAATCACAATTACCGAAGATAATATTCTGGTAAAAAACAATACTTCGAACACCATAGAAACGAACCTTTCTTCGGGAAGTGGTCTACAGAACATAAAAAAACGGTATGTTTTGCTTTCTGATAGAGAAGTAGCTATTGAAGAAAATAAAGCGTATTTTACTGTTTCGCTACCACTTTTAACATTAAAAGACTAA
- a CDS encoding alpha/beta hydrolase-fold protein yields MNIKHLFLLCILFSFIFCFSFAQIQITENTIGKNIVIPSKILDEERKIQIFLPEDYNDSSKKYPVIYVLDGQRLFLHAISVSQSFKKFKLTPEHIIVGITNTYPKRFGHFSSGAKTFLSFIAQELIPYVDQEFKTSGERLLFGWEYAGGFVIETMAKNPELFNGYLAASPFPIYDTSLPISANRMKSLDSILSAKKKLETFLFFTSSTHEGVVTKGAEYLKNKLESEAPNTLRWEYTYLQNEEHRSTSYHTLYHGIKQYFHNYPELRFNSLEEYKKLGGMDNVITYYKKRAVQFGFPEKVAQGTMWNLVKKASDEDNYTAFDTFINQFKPNGFLENLRTNWGCVFAAFYMKHNQPEKAKELYTFFTNKSPNAARPVNGLGDVYRALKNKKEAIMYYQRAIRLGKKNADWRLEEYEKDLLDLKNEK; encoded by the coding sequence ATGAATATTAAACATCTATTTTTATTATGTATTCTATTTAGTTTTATCTTCTGTTTTTCATTTGCACAAATCCAAATAACAGAAAATACTATAGGGAAGAACATTGTGATTCCTTCTAAAATATTAGATGAAGAAAGAAAAATTCAAATTTTCCTACCCGAAGATTATAATGATTCTTCAAAAAAATACCCTGTAATTTATGTATTAGACGGGCAACGGCTTTTTCTTCATGCTATAAGTGTATCACAATCCTTTAAAAAATTTAAACTCACTCCAGAACATATTATAGTAGGTATCACAAATACGTACCCCAAGCGATTTGGTCATTTTAGTTCTGGAGCAAAAACCTTTTTAAGTTTTATAGCTCAAGAACTTATTCCTTATGTAGATCAGGAATTTAAAACATCTGGAGAGCGATTACTATTCGGGTGGGAATATGCCGGGGGCTTTGTTATTGAAACGATGGCCAAAAACCCTGAGTTATTTAACGGATACCTGGCCGCAAGTCCTTTTCCCATTTATGATACCAGCTTACCGATATCTGCAAACAGAATGAAATCTCTGGATAGTATCCTTAGCGCAAAGAAAAAGCTCGAAACTTTCCTGTTTTTTACTTCCAGTACCCATGAAGGTGTCGTAACAAAAGGCGCCGAATACCTTAAAAACAAACTAGAATCAGAAGCTCCAAATACATTGAGATGGGAGTATACCTATCTGCAGAACGAAGAACATCGCTCTACCTCATACCACACCCTTTATCATGGTATAAAGCAATATTTTCATAATTATCCAGAACTTCGGTTCAACTCCTTAGAAGAATACAAAAAATTAGGCGGAATGGATAATGTGATTACCTATTATAAAAAGAGAGCCGTACAGTTTGGTTTTCCCGAAAAAGTCGCTCAGGGTACTATGTGGAATCTCGTCAAAAAAGCTTCTGATGAAGACAATTATACTGCATTTGACACTTTTATAAATCAGTTTAAACCTAACGGTTTTCTTGAAAACCTAAGAACAAACTGGGGATGTGTCTTTGCAGCATTTTATATGAAACACAACCAGCCAGAGAAAGCAAAAGAGTTGTATACTTTTTTCACTAATAAATCCCCTAATGCGGCACGCCCGGTTAATGGATTAGGCGATGTTTATCGTGCTTTAAAAAACAAAAAAGAAGCTATAATGTATTACCAACGTGCTATTCGACTCGGCAAAAAAAATGCTGACTGGAGGTTAGAAGAATATGAAAAAGACCTATTAGATCTTAAAAACGAAAAGTAG
- a CDS encoding alpha/beta hydrolase-fold protein: MKTNRFSIITILLFTFIFTGKAQQSHESSLSKISSSPITYAEKITFHSKILDENRVMNIYVPESFHVASKDHTYPVVMISGSHGVKFFQMISGVIRHLSSVTRMPEAIVISFEEETHYAPNVYNNGMWGNREKLEFNADPDKFTKHLKEELFPYLKEQYRAADYRMIIGVSGSSVYPLHTFAKEPDLFQAHITVATADMIGMGYQSNTTFIDAFEESFVKNPNRKAQFYLGASENDISKNKSYIKNMEELKKRLSPFTSKNLNLKVEVIPNEDHYACITKALLSSIEMIFPKEKWSPKFRDIIKQPGNALKNIDVYHQKLSTTYGFSILPKAERWNSVNSLRFIGKKLLDDGRVKESIEVFKRRIQYRPQSPWAYSSLSEALEKDNQLNAALEAQQKAIQLAQEYDNEYLSEYEEQLAKIKTKLEKQGKR, translated from the coding sequence ATGAAAACGAACCGTTTCTCTATAATTACAATTCTTTTATTTACATTTATTTTTACCGGGAAAGCGCAACAATCTCATGAATCTTCGTTATCCAAAATCTCCTCTTCCCCTATCACTTATGCAGAAAAGATTACTTTTCATTCTAAGATATTGGATGAAAATAGAGTAATGAATATTTACGTTCCAGAAAGCTTTCATGTAGCATCAAAAGATCATACGTATCCTGTAGTGATGATAAGCGGTTCTCATGGTGTTAAATTTTTTCAAATGATATCTGGAGTTATACGACATCTAAGTTCTGTTACTCGAATGCCCGAAGCTATTGTTATTAGTTTTGAAGAAGAAACACATTATGCTCCTAATGTATATAATAATGGCATGTGGGGAAACAGAGAGAAACTTGAATTTAATGCCGATCCAGATAAATTCACAAAACACCTTAAAGAAGAACTATTTCCGTATTTAAAAGAACAATATCGCGCTGCTGATTACAGAATGATCATTGGAGTATCAGGAAGTAGTGTATATCCACTACACACATTTGCAAAGGAACCAGATCTGTTTCAGGCACATATTACTGTTGCCACAGCAGATATGATTGGTATGGGCTATCAGTCCAACACCACCTTCATAGACGCTTTTGAAGAAAGTTTTGTTAAAAACCCCAATCGTAAAGCACAATTCTATTTGGGTGCCTCTGAAAATGATATTAGTAAAAACAAATCCTATATCAAAAACATGGAGGAGTTGAAAAAACGATTATCTCCATTTACTTCAAAAAACTTAAACCTAAAAGTTGAAGTGATTCCTAATGAAGATCATTACGCATGTATCACAAAAGCACTGCTTTCTTCGATAGAAATGATTTTTCCGAAAGAAAAATGGTCTCCAAAATTTAGAGATATCATAAAACAACCAGGTAATGCTTTAAAGAATATTGATGTTTATCACCAAAAGCTATCAACAACATATGGCTTTTCTATTTTACCAAAAGCTGAACGATGGAATAGTGTAAATTCTTTACGATTTATCGGTAAAAAATTACTAGATGATGGAAGAGTTAAAGAATCTATAGAGGTTTTTAAACGACGAATACAGTATCGTCCCCAATCTCCCTGGGCATATAGCAGTCTATCTGAAGCGTTAGAAAAAGATAATCAACTTAATGCTGCTCTTGAAGCACAGCAAAAGGCGATACAACTTGCTCAGGAATATGATAACGAATATTTATCTGAGTATGAAGAGCAATTAGCTAAAATCAAAACCAAACTTGAGAAACAAGGTAAACGATAA